A DNA window from Coffea arabica cultivar ET-39 chromosome 6c, Coffea Arabica ET-39 HiFi, whole genome shotgun sequence contains the following coding sequences:
- the LOC113691641 gene encoding uncharacterized protein isoform X2, whose amino-acid sequence MPEGFNSVLKMKRKDLDQVNEEFSDFSLTSPARKIRRLDAELAPITEEEPEIPLVFERPENEGSFGGGNGRVGGGGVVIEELPNGVENEERAIVVFNPVNSPLLQSPSNYSISVSPPLISGLKNQLPWSNYSSQWRALESEDRTDDNKSGRQNECLAVVPWVPPPHLYSTSGDEAVPQIDVSDMMEADDAEVSTMDVEDNTVGSEQKVGMNVNEGLRQWQQQHCMIPQPPQNISTPIVWFQ is encoded by the exons ATGCCTGAAGGTTTCAATTCAGTTCTGAAGATGAAGAGAAAGGACCTTGACCAAGTTAACGAGGAATTCTCCGATTTCTCCCTTACTTCTCCTGCTCGTAAAATTCGCCGTCTG GATGCTGAATTAGCTCCGATAACAGAAGAAGAGCCTGAGATTCCGTTAGTTTTTGAGCGGCCGGAGAATGAAGGGAGCTTTGGAGGAGGGAATGGCAGAGTTGGAGGAGGaggggttgtgattgaagagtTGCCGAATGGGGTCGAGAATGAGGAGAGGGCAATTGTGGTTTTTAATCCGGTTAACTCACCCCTGCTGCAATCGCCTTCGAATTACTCGATTTCAGTCAGTCCTCCGTTGATTTCCGGGCTGAAAA ATCAACTCCCGTGGTCCAATTACTCTAGTCAATGGAGAGCATTAGAGAGTGAAGATAGAACAGATGATAACAAGTCTGGTCGACAAAATGAGTGTCTAGCAGTTGTTCCTTGGGTGCCACCACCTCACCTTTATTCAACCAGTGGAGATGAAGCTGTTCCCCAAATAGATGTTTCTGATATGATGGAAGCTGATGACGCGGAGGTATCAACTATGGATGTTGAAGATAATACTGTTGGTTCTGAGCAGAAAGTGGGGATGAATGTGAATGAGGGTTTACGACAATGGCAGCAACAACATTGCATGATTCCACAGCCTCCCCAGAACATATCAACTCCCATTGTATGGTTCCAATGA
- the LOC113691641 gene encoding uncharacterized protein isoform X1, producing the protein MPEGFNSVLKMKRKDLDQVNEEFSDFSLTSPARKIRRLDAELAPITEEEPEIPLVFERPENEGSFGGGNGRVGGGGVVIEELPNGVENEERAIVVFNPVNSPLLQSPSNYSISVSPPLISGLKIWEYCADQLPWSNYSSQWRALESEDRTDDNKSGRQNECLAVVPWVPPPHLYSTSGDEAVPQIDVSDMMEADDAEVSTMDVEDNTVGSEQKVGMNVNEGLRQWQQQHCMIPQPPQNISTPIVWFQ; encoded by the exons ATGCCTGAAGGTTTCAATTCAGTTCTGAAGATGAAGAGAAAGGACCTTGACCAAGTTAACGAGGAATTCTCCGATTTCTCCCTTACTTCTCCTGCTCGTAAAATTCGCCGTCTG GATGCTGAATTAGCTCCGATAACAGAAGAAGAGCCTGAGATTCCGTTAGTTTTTGAGCGGCCGGAGAATGAAGGGAGCTTTGGAGGAGGGAATGGCAGAGTTGGAGGAGGaggggttgtgattgaagagtTGCCGAATGGGGTCGAGAATGAGGAGAGGGCAATTGTGGTTTTTAATCCGGTTAACTCACCCCTGCTGCAATCGCCTTCGAATTACTCGATTTCAGTCAGTCCTCCGTTGATTTCCGGGCTGAAAA TTTGGGAATATTGTGCAGATCAACTCCCGTGGTCCAATTACTCTAGTCAATGGAGAGCATTAGAGAGTGAAGATAGAACAGATGATAACAAGTCTGGTCGACAAAATGAGTGTCTAGCAGTTGTTCCTTGGGTGCCACCACCTCACCTTTATTCAACCAGTGGAGATGAAGCTGTTCCCCAAATAGATGTTTCTGATATGATGGAAGCTGATGACGCGGAGGTATCAACTATGGATGTTGAAGATAATACTGTTGGTTCTGAGCAGAAAGTGGGGATGAATGTGAATGAGGGTTTACGACAATGGCAGCAACAACATTGCATGATTCCACAGCCTCCCCAGAACATATCAACTCCCATTGTATGGTTCCAATGA